The Sebastes umbrosus isolate fSebUmb1 chromosome 1, fSebUmb1.pri, whole genome shotgun sequence genome includes the window GAATCTGAATGAATTCTTTGTGAACCACATTCTCTCTGACTTAAAATCCCAAAACGGTAAAAATACTCACCATTTCTCAATATGATGTAGAATTACAAAATGTATTATGTGTGGCAGCTGGCTCACTTTAGGTTTGACTCTGTGAACTGTGAATGTCCAGATGTATTTGTGTATAGACATTAATTAACATCAAGCACTAATTGTCGTTTTAGTTAATGAGTTCCCAGTGCTGAAGGCTGACGCCATCAAGTACGTCATGATCTTCAGAAGCCAGGTATGAACTCTTACTTTCTCTGCAACTTGTTAAATttcaaaagacaaaatgaaTACACTATAGAGGGcttcttgtctgtctgtttccttCAGCTTCCAAAGGAGCACCTGCTGCAGGCAGTTCCTCTGCTGATAAGTCACCTGCAGGCAGAGAGCACAGTGGAACACACTTACGCTGCCCATGCTTTGGAGAGGCTGTTCACCATGAGAGGCCCCAACAACACCACCCTGTAAGTATCAAGCGTTGAAGTAAAAGATAGCGATATTTGAATGAACCCAAACAATTGCTCACTGCATTTTTGTTCCAAATGCTTAGAAAGTAATCTGTAATTGTACAGTGTATTATTAGACTATTAAAGTAATTTGGGGTTTAAACCTTTTTTGTTCCTTAAGATTAAAATTATGTAACTCACATCTTTGCCCAGTCCAGTTTAGAACAAGGCAAATGTCTCTGTATTTATGAACATTTCTGACTGCTTTCACATTAGTTACATGGATTTGGACTGTAGATAAAACAATGTGCACTTTTTAATAGAGTTGGGTCAATTTCCGGTTTGTCTGGTGTACAATCTTAAACCGGTTCAACcggcatttgtcattatgacacatTCTGGTGAATTAAAAAGAAGCAACCTGTGCCGACGACATCACGGCGCTAGCGATGGCGTCACTGTCTGGCTCTAAATCCAACTTGTATTGCATCagtaataagcaatatgacaacaCATCATGTTTGTTTATAAACGGACCCACAGAGCCACTAGTGTCTGACAGGCCTTGCACAATTTACTGCCGCACTGAGGCCGGCAACATGAAGGAGATCTTCAGTAGAGATTTTGGATTAACAGGGCGCTGGGCCGCCACGTCTGCACGTGCAGCCATCTGGGATCAACAGAGGCAGTGTGtaaacactgcaaaaaaaagttatgaatgGGCGCTGAGTCAAGTGcgacacctagtggtaacatTTTGAATACCCGTTCGGTCTGGTGTGTGGTTTTAATAACACAGCGGTTTGAAATTTCTTATGCCGGCGCTACCCTACTTTTTAAcactgaaataaatatttatggATAATGGACAAGCATTGCATCTTGTATCCATCTGTATAGCCAATAACCCATTATTTTAGCCAAtcatcctctctgtgtgtttttcagcaTCACGTCTGCAGAGATGTTACCTTTTACCGAACAGCTGCTCAACAACTTGTTCAAGGCTCTGGCTCTTCCTGGTTCGGCAGAAAATGAATACATCATGAAAGGTAAATCTGAATTTCCTCTGTCATCTAAACGCTCCTCAGTAACGTTTCCCAGTCAGTGTCAGACCAACTGCAAAGTTACTTTAAGTAGCCTCAtcatgtctttcttttcttctctttctttcttttgttttaatctTTAAAGCCATCATGCGCAGCTTCTCCCTGCTGCAGGAGTCCATTGTTCCCTACATTCccactctgattggtcagctcaCTCATAAGCTCCTCTTAGTCAGCAAGGTAACACACACTTTTCTTACTATGTATGGATGCAGATAGATTCACCaagatgctgttttttttcaggtgataCATGTGTCAACTATTCCAAAATCTTGTCACCCATTTTCAGAATCCCAGCAAGCCTCACTTTAACCACTACCTGTTCGAGTCCCTGTGCCTGTCTGTACGGATCACCTGCAAGGCCGACCCAACAACGGTCAGCAGCTTCGAGGAAGCACTCTTCCCCGTCTTCACTGAGATCCTTCAGAACGACGTCCAGGGTGCGTCTATGGAATTTATTTGTCTACGTGTAGATGACACAGATGGTGTCTGATAGAGGAAACTCATCCTCCTCTTGTCCTCTGTTGCAGAGTTTCTTCCATACGTGTTCCAGGTGATGTCTCTCCTCCTGGAGATCCACTCCAACTCTATTCCCAATTCCTACATGGCTTTATTCCCTCACCTGCTGCAGCCTGTGCTATGGGAACGGACAGGAAACATACCCCCTCTGGTGCGACTGCTTCAGGCTTATATGGAGAAGGGAGGTGCCTCTATTGCCGCCTCTGCTGCGGACAAAATAGTAAGTGGTGGCAGACAGTATTGTgtataaaacagacaaaatggtAATGTTCTAGTTGTCTGGGGTTGATAACGGTGAGTGTTTCTCCATTGGTTTTGTTCATTATTCATTGTGTGGCCAGTATTTTGACACTTGCTCATCTTTCCTTCTCAGCCCGGCTTACTTGGAGTTTTCCAAAAGCTTATTGCCTCCAAGGCCAATGACCACCAAGGTTTCTACCTTCTCAACAGCATCATTGAGCACATGCCCCCGTAAGTCGATTTTAAAGTTGTGTTCTCAGTGgctctagggctgcaactaactgttattttcattgttgattaatctgttgattattttattgattaatcgattagttgtttgggcTAATGTccgaaaaaggtgaaaaatgtcgatcagtgtttcccaaagcccaagacgacgtcctcaaatgaccagaaaatattcacatttaagaaactagaatcagagaattttgacttttttttcttaaaaaaattaatcacTTATCAAAATGGTTGGCGATAAATTTAATAGtagacaactaattgattaatcgttgcagctctaagtGGATCATCTATAAATTGATTGGTTAAGGtcatgatgttttgttttttgtttttttttgccagagaATCGATCACTCAGTACAGGAAACAGATCTTCATTTTGCTCTTCCAGAGGCTCCAAAGCTCCAAAACCACCAAGTTCATCAAGAGTTAGTACAACCATCTCATTACCAACATTCATTCTGTTCACAGCTATTAATCTGTCCAACACTTTCAGTGACCGAGCACATGCCTTTTTAACTGGTGATATCAGCCAGTATCGTGTACATTTTCACCAGATCCAGTATTAACGGTCTTATAATGCcaattctctttctttctcatagGTTTCTTGGTGTTTATCAACTTGTATGGTGTCAAATACGGAGCCATTGCTCTTCAGGAGATTTTTGACAGCATCCAGCCAAAGTAAGTGTATTTTCAGTGTAAGCCACAAGACGTTGATGGAAAGTACACTGATGTTTGACTGTAGTTACTTAGTGAGTTCATCCATCAGTGTAGCGTTCAATGCATTTATACGCATAATTATAATAAGTAATAGCTGCCTTGTGCCAATGCCGTTGCAGGTCTCCAGTGTATCTAACGTTTAATGTGAGTGCAGAAGACCAGTggcaaaatgtacagtattaacCCTGTTTGCTTTATTGTGTTGCAGGATGTTTGGTATGGTGTTGGAGAAAATAATAATTCCAGAGGTTCAGAAGGTGTCTGGGCCAGTTGAAAAGAAGATCTGCGCTGTTGGCATCACAAAAGTCCTTACTGAATGTCCTGCAATGATGGACACGGAGTACACTAAACTCTGGTAAGAAATCAGCCAGAAGGAAACACAACCATAGCATTCCTCTTTGTCATGCAGTTACCTGGTTAAAGCCCCTTCACACCTATAGTCCACTTATCAGGACTGTGTTTGATTGATTTTGGTGTTCCTAAAATTTTGCGTATAGTTATATTGCAGAAATACTCTCCTGATGAATACTTTGTAAGTGTTAATTTGTTGTCCCTGTTCAGGACTCCTCTGCTCCAGGCGCTCATTGGTCTATTTGAGTTGCCAGAAGATGACAGCATCCCAGATGATGAGCACTTCATCGACATCGAAGACACACCAGGATATCAGACGGCATTCTCGCAACTGGCCTTTGCCGGGAAGAAGGAGCACGACCCGATAGGAGACGCTGTCGGCAATCCCAAGATCCTGCTGGCTCAGTCACTCCACAAGCTCTCTACTGCCTGTCCGGGAAGggtatgtttagatatatttacAACTTATGTCAAAAGCCACGTTCTGtggttattttcattaaatagtcataatgttttgtttggaaTAGGGATGTCTCGATACCGGAAATGTTGTGGTCAATACCAAAACAAGTGAAATGCCACGATTCTCTtttaccaatttgataccatggtaaacaaaaacaaaacaataaatcccatgtacttcaacatacactcctttattaccgcttgcatactggtttttgctcggaagttaaacaggtcataattccgtTCAATGtcatgttataatttacctttgtcCAATACTAAATTTACTGAATatagcctgaacgcatcataatggtATCTCCCGTATTGAAATCAGCCAACGTTAACTACCTctcatcctgctgatttcaacacggattagTTGTTTGCAGTGAAGCATTAACGGGTAAAAAATAGGGGTGCGTTCCTTGGACATATCAATAGTGAGTTTACCGCGTcccaatcacattttttatcgtACCCGGGACGGTCGTTAGTTTCGAGTCCTGCCGGTAcctgtggtactgtagaaaaaagaGTGCAgccacattttcaaaatttggcatcgacttggcaccgaagtattggttctcgtgacacccctagtttggaataaaagaaatgttattgCGTAACCACTGTGCTTTTGCTACAGAGGACGGGACGATGCAGAAAGCAAATGAGTGATTCTTGCCTCTTGTCTCGATGTTTTTGTTGCAGGTTCCCTCGATGCTGAGCACCAGTCTGAACGCAGAGGCCCTCCAGTACCTACAGGGCTACTTACAGGCAGCCACTGTACAGCTGGTTTGAAACAGATGTGATGATGTTCACTTAAGAGGGAGACCACAATACACTGCAGGAGTAACCATGGTGACCTCGGGTCACACGACAGACTTGCTTCAGCTGAATTTGAATCTTAACAGATTTGGTTTGACTCGACAGTTTATGATGGATTTGCCAGAGAAATGGTCATTTTGCCTGAATTCAGGGTGCGTTCTCTGAtgcaagtttttcttttttttaagggtTTTTAAATACGTGACCAAAACTTGACTTAACTGAAATGGGGTTTTGTGTTTGGGCCCTTTGTTTGCTGTGTGGCAAAAGGCTAACAAAAATTTGGATAACATGTTCTGATACGGTTTGTCAGTTTATTTCAATAACAGCAGCAgaggtatatatatatccacAGTATTGTGGAACAGCTGAACATCACAATCATATGGGAGGGATTTCTTTAGCGCTTCGTTTGTATGTTTGAATTGCTTTTTACGACTCTGGAGACTGTAGTCTGTGGCTCAAACATAATGCATAATATTTTTTCCTGTTGCATGTTTCCTGTAGATTTGTTATCGTCTAGTCTTTGTTTTGGCACTGTTTGTTAATGTGAATAAAAAGAGGCACTTGTATAGATCTGTTATCTTTACAGCCTCTTTTCTACGAGCAGTATTTTGATGAATTTATTTTGGTTTGTGAATCTTACTGGCTCGTTGGCCTCCAGTGCAGAGCTAAATCACTAACTTTATTGATTGATAAGAAGGAGAaatttgcttttgcttttttacgAAGCAAACGCTAGCTGCCCTTCAGATCCAGTTATTTATAACCAGAAATGGTCCGACATGTATGCAACAATGGCTCTTAATAAAGTTGAGCCCGTTGTAAAAAGTGCATGGCTCAGACATTGGGCTGTCCCTTCAGATGACAAATTCATGTATGAAGAATATACAGTGTGAGACTTTGGTGTCCAAAGTTATAAGACAGACTGACGGAGAGGTCTTAGGATTTGATGTAGCCGTTGGCGGTCTTCTGTTCAACATTCTTGATGAAGGGTAGCATGCATTTGTCACCTCCCATGAAGCGATATGTTGCCACGTTTGCCTCCCAAGGTAACAATCTagagaaggaaaacaaaatgaGCCCCACATTAATTTGTCTCGGTCACAAAATATTTCTGTAAATATTTTCTCCTCATCAATAATGGCGTTCGCTCTGTAATACTCACGCTCGTGTTAGGAAGGGGATGTACATAAGGCGAGGAATGCAGATCATGTTCTGTTCGGCTAAAATGGCTTTCATTGACTGCTGTACGGTGTAGAGAGGCTCTAGTGGTGGAATTAGACCCCGAAGCTCCTTCCTGGTTGATATCAAACAAAAAGAGGATCATATAGGATCTATTTCTGTCCAGTGAAATGTTAAAATGACGAATAAGTGGCATCTCACCTGATTTCACAGCCTGCAAACATCCCTGTGTCTACAATATAAGGGCAGActaaagtggttttgatgccgtcCATGTCATCTGCGAGCAACTCGTGCGTCAGCGACTCGTGGAAACCGACGGCTCCAAATTTACTGGCGCAGTAATCCTGTAAAAGTAAATATCAGCATTTAAATGTTCTCTTTTAATTAAAGGATTGTTCTATAGGATTTGTCTGTTCAGTTTGTGGCTGAGGAAGTCGTTAATCGTGTGTCTTACCTCTACACAGGCAGTGCTGAATAGTCCGAGAGCACTGGCGACGGTTACAATGTGACCGTGGTTCTTTGCTTTCATCGGAGGCAGGAAGGCCTTTGTCATCTGTTGGGTTACGAAAGATGGTTTTATATAACAGAAATAAACCAATCAAAGATAACGTGAGGAAAGCCCCACCACCACGCAGCACCCTGCCAATAACACAAAATGCAAACGATGCCAAATAATATACAGAGGAACTACAACAACTGGACGCAACTTTAATGTTACTTAATTAACCTTTATAATATCTAAAGCATTGAAACAAACCAGCTACTTAATCTGCACAGAAGTATATTTGGCCACATCTTCCTCTTAATgtcaagtagggctgcaactaatgattattttcattgttgattaatctgtcgattattttctcgattaatcgattagttgtttggtctataaaatggtgaataatgtgtttcccaaagcccaagatgatgtcctcaaatgtcttgttttgtccacaactcaaaagatattcagttcactatCATAGAGGAGTACAGAAACcacaaaaatattcacatttaagaagctggaatcagagaattttgacttattttctttaaaaaaattactcaaatcgataatcaaaatagttattaatttaatagttgacgactAATCAATGAACCGTTGCAGCTGTAGCGTCAATAAATTTGCTTTTAATTTGCTTAAACATC containing:
- the cse1l gene encoding exportin-2 produces the protein MELNDANLQTLTEFLRKTLDPDPTVRRPAEKFLESVEANQNYPLLLLTLLEKSQDTVIRVCAAVTFKNYIKRNWRIVEDEPNRVSDTDRIAIKANIVNLMLSSPEQIQKQLSDAISIIGREDFPQKWPDLLTEMVTRFRSGDFHIINGVLRTAHSLFKRYRHEFKSNELWTEIKLVLDTFALPLTELFKATIELCQTHATDVNALKVLFSSLTLISKLFYSLNFQDLPEFFEDNMETWMTNFHGLLTLDNKLLQTDDEEEAGLLELLKSQICDNAALYAQKYDEEFQPYLPRFVTAIWNLLVSTGQEVKYDLLVSNAIQFLASVCERPHYKHLFEDQNTLTSICEKVIVPNMEFRSADEEAFEDNSEEYIRRDLEGSDIDTRRRAACDLVRGLCKFFEAPVTAIFSGYVNSMLGEYAKNPGANWKHKDAAIYLVTSLASKAQTQKHGITQANELVNLNEFFVNHILSDLKSQNVNEFPVLKADAIKYVMIFRSQLPKEHLLQAVPLLISHLQAESTVEHTYAAHALERLFTMRGPNNTTLITSAEMLPFTEQLLNNLFKALALPGSAENEYIMKAIMRSFSLLQESIVPYIPTLIGQLTHKLLLVSKNPSKPHFNHYLFESLCLSVRITCKADPTTVSSFEEALFPVFTEILQNDVQEFLPYVFQVMSLLLEIHSNSIPNSYMALFPHLLQPVLWERTGNIPPLVRLLQAYMEKGGASIAASAADKIPGLLGVFQKLIASKANDHQGFYLLNSIIEHMPPESITQYRKQIFILLFQRLQSSKTTKFIKSFLVFINLYGVKYGAIALQEIFDSIQPKMFGMVLEKIIIPEVQKVSGPVEKKICAVGITKVLTECPAMMDTEYTKLWTPLLQALIGLFELPEDDSIPDDEHFIDIEDTPGYQTAFSQLAFAGKKEHDPIGDAVGNPKILLAQSLHKLSTACPGRVPSMLSTSLNAEALQYLQGYLQAATVQLV
- the LOC119484416 gene encoding retinol dehydrogenase 10-B-like, with translation MIVIVDLLLMLIDLTFSILSAILQTFLRPRLKSVDGELCLITGAGGALGRLFALEFAREGAQLVLWDCDTENNEKTAKLARELGAQVHAYTVDLSKRQTIYETADRVREEVGDVSILVNNAGVVAGRRLLDCPDELLERTLLVNCHALFWMTKAFLPPMKAKNHGHIVTVASALGLFSTACVEDYCASKFGAVGFHESLTHELLADDMDGIKTTLVCPYIVDTGMFAGCEIRKELRGLIPPLEPLYTVQQSMKAILAEQNMICIPRLMYIPFLTRALLPWEANVATYRFMGGDKCMLPFIKNVEQKTANGYIKS